From Thermodesulfobacteriota bacterium, the proteins below share one genomic window:
- a CDS encoding sulfotransferase family 2 domain-containing protein, which yields MIISHKYKFIFIKTRKTAGSSIQIYLSDLCAENDIISTIDRPERPYHPRNYRGLYNPIPELLEKDSPAKIVRALGRFLTLKKFQSHIKARDVKDRISKDIWDNYFKFTVERNPWDKVLSHYHFVRQRYSKYDKNISFEEYLEVAELPYNYTKYTDLDNNIIVDRVVRYENLNDELGEVFKELGVPFEGSLGPTEKSHYRKDRRPYQQVYTPDQKDAVAKLFDQEIKMHGYDF from the coding sequence TATATTCATAAAGACAAGAAAGACCGCAGGCTCTAGTATTCAAATTTATCTCTCTGATCTTTGCGCTGAGAATGATATTATCAGTACAATCGATAGACCTGAACGCCCATATCATCCCAGAAACTATAGGGGTCTATATAATCCAATTCCTGAGCTATTGGAAAAGGACTCACCTGCTAAAATAGTAAGAGCTCTGGGTAGGTTCCTAACACTTAAAAAATTTCAATCCCATATTAAAGCAAGGGATGTTAAAGACAGAATCTCCAAGGATATTTGGGACAATTATTTTAAATTTACGGTGGAAAGAAACCCTTGGGATAAAGTGCTTTCACACTATCATTTTGTTAGGCAGCGTTATAGCAAATATGATAAGAACATATCGTTTGAAGAATACTTAGAAGTTGCAGAGCTTCCTTATAACTATACGAAATACACTGATCTGGATAATAATATTATAGTAGACAGAGTAGTGAGATATGAGAATTTAAACGATGAGCTTGGAGAAGTTTTTAAAGAACTTGGGGTTCCTTTTGAAGGTTCGCTAGGACCTACAGAAAAATCACACTACCGAAAAGACAGAAGGCCTTATCAACAGGTCTATACACCTGATCAAAAAGACGCAGTAGCGAAACTGTTTGATCAGGAAATCAAAATGCACGGCTATGATTTTTAA